One genomic segment of Huiozyma naganishii CBS 8797 chromosome 8, complete genome includes these proteins:
- the COX26 gene encoding Cox26p (similar to Saccharomyces cerevisiae YDR119W-A; ancestral locus Anc_8.273), which produces MFRSQVSKSLQRMSKPIGLRYASSGGRVGPGFYRTEIKRRIPQVALWGSGLFLVLEWPFFFKWYNQWAHGV; this is translated from the coding sequence ATGTTTCGTAGtcaagtttcaaaatcCCTGCAACGTATGAGCAAACCCATCGGGTTGCGGTACGCCTCTAGTGGTGGCCGTGTGGGGCCCGGGTTCTACAGGACGGAGATCAAGCGGAGGATCCCGCAGGTGGCCTTGTGGGGCAGCGGGCTGTTCCTCGTGCTCGAGTGGccgttcttcttcaagtggtACAACCAGTGGGCGCACGGGGTGTGA
- the VBA4 gene encoding Vba4p (similar to Saccharomyces cerevisiae YDR119W; ancestral locus Anc_8.272): protein MGKKDRQRHKVKKFVEKKKIVVDRSPSPLNELVAMEGTSSDGKLSVGNPEQCASQEVTVTGSSTGSGDKTSGRDMETSCSKDGTENALTEGVSNSDYTSDRLLRKDSVPMDKDESVDHSRFVLERGGTDATTDVASAQDSAKLAAVPSLRHETGTIRSVGSSSEANQQRHKKNKKGADTVDLPVKRITSNFQMTPALCESTPILDSASEAPERPNSDEFDGYAFSAESNRTSLRANYGSIHEFLPESPTHPLSPVQSSTVRTVERSNLRQSIGSTIFSGMSFITGLDLMMIWSRSALISSDYNKFLSYFLFPALYLFPIATSHFLRSRISLSIRSNMLMSQLLSIVGFLITALGRHFSVILLGRFFIGLGVSSHLITAPSTIESMRLPLPNFIFLQSFALGLLCGSLIPVNWQWAQGIFACVYILMFLTTVVAVPRGSHRRRNSVHDVRDHEDYVWSVAFRLLNIMGISIMLNAVLVYANAMYDNVGHWTIFVFISGLVVGTDLSKRYGSFIEKWIISIISNALTFLLFVCYYKDIVGNAALFLLAFVWTVCFTTHYILQQRKDLQRSMWRNNYWKEVTAAGVAITGASILFNVALRKSLWTALEQLVSEEHPQEQLQQILHRALESSHWIQHSAPEFAQETIYASFRHNFTTLFLAAITLLTTSLFCMTSNSAENV from the coding sequence ATGGGCAAGAAAGATAGACAGAGACACAAGGTCAAGAAATTTGtcgagaagaagaagattgtGGTCGATCGGTCGCCCTCTCCCTTGAACGAATTAGTAGCAATGGAAGGTACCTCATCGGATGGGAAATTGTCTGTGGGGAACCCTGAGCAATGTGCTTCCCAGGAGGTCACTGTTACTGGAAGCAGTACTGGGTCTGGTGACAAGACATCTGGTCGGGACATGGAAACGAGTTGCTCGAAGGATGGGACTGAGAATGCTTTGACAGAAGGAGTGTCCAATTCAGATTACACAAGCGACCGTCTATTGCGGAAGGACAGTGTGCCGATGGACAAGGATGAAAGTGTTGATCACTCGCGCTTTGTGCTAGAACGAGGTGGTACTGATGCGACAACCGATGTTGCCAGCGCGCAGGATTCCGCGAAGTTGGCCGCGGTGCCTAGTCTCAGGCACGAAACTGGTACAATACGTTCTGTTGGTAGTAGCTCTGAAGCGAACCAACAACGCcacaagaagaataagaagGGCGCTGACACCGTTGATTTGCCCGTGAAACGTATAACGTCGAATTTCCAGATGACACCCGCGCTCTGCGAGAGTACGCCGATTCTGGATAGTGCCTCTGAGGCCCCCGAAAGACCCAATTCGGATGAGTTTGATGGGTACGCGTTCTCCGCTGAATCCAACCGCACGTCTCTACGGGCCAATTACGGGTCAATCCACGAGTTTCTTCCCGAATCGCCGACGCATCCGCTATCCCCCGTGCAATCAAGCACTGTGCGCACAGTGGAGCGTTCGAACTTGAGACAGAGTATCGGGTCGACAATCTTCAGTGGGATGAGTTTTATCACAGGTTTGGatctgatgatgatatGGTCGCGCAGTGCGTTGATCAGTTCCGACTACAACAAATTCCTGAGCTACTTCCTTTTCCCTGCGCTGTACCTGTTCCCCATAGCGACGTCTCATTTCCTCCGGAGCCGCATCTCGCTGAGCATCAGGTCTAACATGCTGATGTCGCAATTGCTGTCGATCGTTGGGTTTCTGATTACTGCCCTCGGACGCCACTTCAGCGTGATCCTGCTCGGCAGGTTTTTCATCGGGTTGGGGGTCAGCTCCCACTTGATCACTGCTCCTAGCACCATTGAGTCGATGAGGTTGCCCCTCCCGAACTTCATATTCCTACAAAGTTTTGCGTTGGGGTTGCTATGCGGTAGTCTAATCCCCGTGAATTGGCAGTGGGCCCAGGGGATATTCGCTTGTGTTTACATCCTGATGTTCCTGACCACTGTTGTCGCAGTTCCCCGCGGGTCTCACCGGCGGCGGAACAGTGTACACGATGTGCGGGACCACGAGGACTATGTGTGGTCTGTCGCGTTCCGTTTACTGAACATTATGGGGATCAGCATCATGTTGAACGCTGTGCTTGTGTACGCAAACGCGATGTACGATAACGTGGGCCACTGGACGATCTTCGTGTTCATATCCGGTCTCGTTGTGGGGACGGACCTGTCGAAGCGGTACGGCTCCTTCATTGAGAAGTGGATCATCTCTATCATCTCGAACGCGCTGACTTTCTTGCTGTTCGTGTGCTACTACAAAGACATTGTGGGCAACGCAGCACTGTTCCTGCTTGCGTTCGTGTGGACCGTGTGTTTCACCACACATTACATCCTACAGCAGCGGAAGGACTTACAACGGTCGATGTGGCGGAACAACTACTGGAAGGAGGTGACTGCCGCCGGTGTTGCCATCACTGGCGCAAGTATCCTCTTCAACGTGGCGTTACGTAAATCTTTGTGGACCGCCCTCGAGCAACTCGTCTCTGAAGAACACCCGCAAGAACAACTACAGCAGATACTACACCGTGCTCTCGAGTCCTCACACTGGATCCAGCACTCTGCACCAGAATTCGCACAGGAGACCATTTACGCAAGCTTCAGACACAACTTCACCACGCTGTTCCTAGCCGCGATCACCCTCTTGACGACGagtctcttctgtatgaCCAGCAACAGCGCCGAGAACGTCTAG
- the APC4 gene encoding anaphase promoting complex subunit 4 (similar to Saccharomyces cerevisiae APC4 (YDR118W); ancestral locus Anc_8.270) has protein sequence MTEDALYARQFYTEVNNVLPLYVTRGTKQLVVNRDTDDSTIASTFIRDPSQVVSYQWDTIGGEIISVMFQDGSIRINDVMYDAKLVALLRTQRTGLDCVLWDRIRLPSRAQSMEWDPDIITQSLPRLVKFMGSDASPSMSPYLPTNHSWRFPNSGAAGGILDVHFLHQKLGDTLVALLNGEYQLQLTGPHQEDQSELRKIIARTDSKRHVYNCYYKTGPVRQVDLTGFVEDKDTIKLLERFLLFQDYLGYFLAHLEPIQTECVEPYQEFIERLCEDAFGKEKLQESLTDHFLVGSMDEELRDWLVYSLGERNLEEWKSLMNTAYRRTSQVVLMCLVPVSERLIILCEQLQALVLTAQLSEGMVGDSLEISEFTDLLENCQELLQLVLQTVKQLAKDIKDIKVFLLWLENVLKTTINKDYPPNFNVSECGKFGFLFTSGLALTLEPAKKTVTFFDESRRIVRECGDLLLQVDNLYVRDLLLSKVIVGDPIPLLNSYYIEHFVTLLDIAQVAAHPAYLIYLCRNMSNRSEVLLGAIDCQSNKVATDIKLPYNHAEMDIEGVRIMGDASQIAPESHQTTKITLPIIVQYKSGDITLRTHESHYCKLDCQLILHRESVSVTIARLK, from the coding sequence ATGACCGAGGATGCGTTGTATGCACGTCAGTTTTATACGGAGGTTAATAATGTGCTGCCCCTGTACGTGACTCGCGGGACCAAGCAGCTGGTGGTGAACAGGGATACCGATGACTCGACCATCGCGTCTACGTTCATCAGAGATCCGTCGCAGGTGGTGTCGTATCAGTGGGACACAATTGGCGGTGAAATCATCTCCGTGATGTTCCAGGATGGTTCGATACGGATCAATGATGTAATGTACGATGCGAAACTGGTTGCGTTGCTGAGGACTCAGCGCACCGGACTTGACTGCGTCCTATGGGATCGTATTCGTTTGCCCAGCAGAGCCCAATCCATGGAATGGGATCCTGATATTATTACGCAATCCCTCCCGCGGTTGGTGAAATTTATGGGCAGCGATGCATCACCGAGCATGTCGCCTTACCTCCCGACGAACCACAGCTGGCGGTTCCCGAACAGTGGGGCTGCAGGTGGGATATTGGATGTGCATTTCCTTCACCAAAAATTGGGGGATACCCTTGTGGCTTTGTTGAACGGGGAGTAccagttgcaattgactGGTCCGCATCAAGAGGATCAATCTGAATTGCGCAAAATCATTGCGCGGACAGATTCAAAGAGGCATGTGTATAATTGCTACTACAAAACGGGCCCCGTTAGACAAGTGGACCTGACAGGGTTTGTCGAGGATAAAGACACGATCAAGTTATTGGAAAGGTTTCTTCTGTTCCAAGATTACCTCGGCTATTTTTTGGCGCATCTCGAACCGATACAGACAGAGTGTGTTGAACCGTACCAAGAATTTATCGAGCGGTTATGTGAAGACGCCTTTGGCAAAGAGAAACTACAAGAGTCACTCACGGACCATTTTTTGGTTGGGTCCATGGATGAAGAATTGAGAGATTGGCTCGTATACTCTCTAGGTGAACGTAATTTGGAAGAGTGGAAATCGTTGATGAACACGGCTTATCGGAGAACGTCCCAAGTGGTATTGATGTGCCTCGTTCCTGTAAGTGAACGGTTAATAATTTTGTGCGAGCAATTGCAAGCTCTTGTGTTAACCGCCCAACTGTCGGAAGGTATGGTTGGTGACTCCCTTGAAATATCGGAATTTACTGACTTGCTGGAAAATTGCCAAGAGCTTTTGCAGCTTGTCTTGCAGACTGTAAAGCAGCTTGCAAAGGACATCAAGGATATAAAAGTGTTCCTGCTCTGGTTGGAGAATGTGCTCAAGACCACCATCAACAAGGACTACCCGCCTAACTTTAACGTATCTGAGTGTGGTAAGTTTGGCTTTCTCTTTACATCAGGGTTGGCACTGACATTGGAACCGGCTAAGAAAACGGTCACCTTTTTCGACGAGTCGAGGCGTATTGTCCGTGAGTGTGGCGACCTGCTCTTACAAGTGGACAACCTTTACGTGCGCGACTTACTGCTGTCCAAAGTTATCGTTGGTGACCCGATCCCACTGCTCAATAGCTACTACATCGAGCATTTCGTCACGTTGCTCGACATTGCACAAGTGGCCGCACACCCTGCGTACCTGATCTACCTCTGCCGGAACATGAGCAACCGGAGCGAAGTACTGTTGGGTGCAATAGACTGCCAATCAAATAAAGTCGCCACGGACATCAAGCTGCCGTACAACCACGCAGAGATGGACATCGAGGGTGTCCGGATTATGGGCGACGCATCACAGATCGCACCCGAATCGCACCAAACGACAAAGATAACGCTCCCAATAATCGTACAGTACAAATCTGGTGACATTACCCTGCGGACACACGAGTCGCACTACTGCAAGCTCGACTGCCAGCTCATTTTGCATCGCGAGTCTGTCTCTGTGACCATCGCCCGCTTAAAGTGA
- the TMA64 gene encoding Tma64p (similar to Saccharomyces cerevisiae TMA64 (YDR117C); ancestral locus Anc_8.269): protein MFKKTPHIKPLSNLKNSEQRKLQQEVQKQFGVDEFVFSGNTVKQTNFQSTTSVGTIYLNDEKIPVPLFFKEKHGSGPLWPSVYACWSHPGLLPIILTHSVVIEDHLFNGANLMISGTMPPFDVAHLHKGRPCGIANYKSPDVIIAVGTLKMDLEPFNTTGVVGHSGVVVEVAHHFADGLADAFRLKLDIPDKLESATTQEVAEEPPVEAKPTSPVTNPVAVDDLAEVLETLSVEDVDYFMTRALYYTLTQEPKLALPINASNFMSMHLMKCLPKGIDATEVNVKKSSWKKTAKYLKHFEKEGLLKLKGKGDDLVVVGSTDSKTHAGLKDFVPYLVGNSIAESGPKSQTTNGPVMFAVTSFQPDSTAQTALPLGGQRYFSGPEIREVLNEYITANKLAQPNNPKMVLLNDTLFGMVTKGNEEKQTTKRIMARPEILERVMKYHFKTLYQLFKDKDTPLTKHPQKGEPPKVHIITEMKIGRKVVTRVYNFDHLNIRDTEFAADLRKLCSASTTIGKTVSTPVVSEIQVQGAHGPLIIDHLRELGVPSSWVVFENKVKPKKKRK from the coding sequence ATGTTTAAGAAGACACCACATATTAAGCCGTTGAGCAATCTGAAGAACTCAGAGCAACGGAAGTTGCAGCAGGAAGTACAGAAACAGTTTGGTGTGGATGAGTTCGTCTTCTCGGGCAACACAGTCAAGCAGACAAACTTCCAGTCGACGACGAGTGTCGGGACGATATATTTGAACGATGAGAAGATTCCTGTGCCGCTATTCTTTAAGGAGAAACATGGGTCTGGTCCGCTCTGGCCCAGTGTCTACGCTTGCTGGTCGCACCCTGGTTTGCTGCCAATCATACTGACCCACTCTGTGGTCATCGAAGACCATCTGTTCAATGGTGCGAACCTGATGATTTCGGGGACCATGCCGCCATTTGACGTAGCTCATTTGCATAAGGGCCGGCCCTGTGGTATTGCCAATTACAAATCTCCAGATGTGATTATTGCTGTGGgaactttgaagatggaCTTGGAGCCCTTCAATACGACAGGTGTTGTTGGCCACAGTGGTGTCGTTGTCGAGGTGGCTCACCATTTTGCAGACGGTCTGGCCGATGCATTCCGTCTGAAACTAGATATCCCAGACAAGTTAGAATCGGCGACTACACAAGAGGTGGCGGAAGAGCCACCAGTTGAGGCGAAACCAACTTCGCCTGTGACGAATCCAGTCGCTGTTGATGACTTGGCAGAGGTTTTGGAGACCCTCTCCGTGGAAGACGTGGACTATTTCATGACAAGAGCCCTGTACTACACCTTAACACAGGAACCAAAACTGGCATTGCCCATCAATGCCTCGAACTTCATGTCCATGCACCTCATGAAATGCTTGCCAAAGGGTATAGACGCCACCGAGGTCAATGTGAAGAAGTCCTCATGGAAGAAGACAGCAAAGTACCTGAAACATTTCGAGAAGGAGGGTctcttgaagttgaagggcAAAGGTGACGATTTGGTCGTTGTGGGGAGTACTGATTCGAAGACACATGCAGGATTGAAGGATTTTGTGCCCTACCTGGTGGGCAACTCAATTGCCGAATCCGGACCCAAGTCGCAAACGACAAACGGCCCAGTCATGTTTGCAGTGACGAGTTTCCAACCTGATTCTACAGCACAAACAGCATTGCCCCTGGGGGGTCAGAGATACTTCTCAGGGCCAGAGATCCGTGAAGTGCTCAACGAGTACATCACGGCTAACAAACTGGCTCAACCAAATAATCCGAAGATGGTTCTCTTGAACGATACGCTCTTTGGGATGGTCACGAAGGGGAATGAGGAGAAGCAGACGACAAAGCGGATCATGGCAAGACCGGAGATACTCGAACGTGTCATGAAATACCACTTCAAAACGCTATACCAGCTATTCAAGGACAAGGATACCCCTTTGACAAAGCACCCACAGAAGGGTGAACCTCCCAAAGTACATATCATCACCGAGATGAAGATCGGTCGCAAAGTCGTCACGAGAGTGTACAACTTCGACCATCTGAACATCCGCGACACAGAATTTGCAGCAGATCTGCGTAAGCTCTGCAGTGCCTCGACTACGATAGGAAAAACGGTGAGCACCCCAGTGGTGTCCGAGATCCAGGTACAGGGCGCCCACGGCCCCTTGATCATCGACCATCTACGCGAACTGGGCGTCCCGAGCTCATGGGTCGTGTTCGAAAACAAAGTCaaacccaagaagaagcgCAAGTGA
- the MRPL1 gene encoding mitochondrial 54S ribosomal protein uL1m (similar to Saccharomyces cerevisiae MRPL1 (YDR116C); ancestral locus Anc_8.268), which produces MLANHWRPVLLRMPLRALHTRFGPLAQEAVTGAAVAAAPAQPKLTKEQLRRRELRKMIRSKMLAKRPASQDKVYLSVPEAMRILRAVEVGQPTSQQTITLTTMVVSEKGVPPLHGDVVLPTPLKPVRIAAFSADPELLKRLQEEVELEIVGGAELIDQLKSGEVPVQFDKAFATPDIAPQLNSKLGALLGRRGLLPNIKKGTVGPDLLAMIRSKVGAMPFRQRAANLAFGIAKCHFSDRQVLGNLIAAREAFQLAIQNQKSKKRSILGRSTLSSTHGPGIVIDLA; this is translated from the coding sequence ATGCTTGCGAATCACTGGAGACCTGTGCTTCTGAGAATGCCTCTGCGGGCCCTGCACACGCGATTTGGGCCCCTGGCACAGGAAGCTGTGACCGGTGCAGCCGTCGCTGCAGCTCCAGCGCAGCCGAAGTTGACCAAAGAGCAACTGCGTCGACGGGAGTTGCGCAAGATGATCCGCAGCAAAATGCTCGCCAAGCGTCCCGCGTCCCAGGATAAGGTGTACCTGAGTGTGCCCGAGGCGATGCGTATCCTACGAGCCGTGGAGGTTGGGCAACCTACGTCTCAACAGACCATCACTTTAACGACGATGGTCGTCAGCGAGAAGGGTGTCCCTCCGTTGCACGGGGACGTTGTGTTGCCGACGCCGCTGAAGCCCGTGCGTATTGCTGCCTTTAGCGCGGACCCGGAGTTGTTGAAGCGGCTGCAAGAGGAGGTGGAACTGGAGATCGTCGGCGGTGCTGAGCTAATCGATCAATTGAAATCCGGCGAAGTCCCCGTGCAGTTCGACAAGGCGTTTGCAACCCCTGACATTGCTCCACAGCTTAATAGCAAACTGGGCGCTCTACTGGGTCGCCGTGGGCTGCTACCAAACATCAAGAAGGGCACCGTCGGGCCGGACTTGCTAGCAATGATCCGCTCGAAAGTCGGGGCGATGCCCTTCCGGCAGAGGGCTGCAAACTTGGCATTCGGTATCGCCAAGTGCCATTTCTCGGACAGACAGGTCCTGGGCAACCTCATCGCCGCCAGAGAAGCCTTCCAGCTCGCAATCCAGAACCAGAAGTCGAAGAAACGGTCCATCCTGGGCAGATCCACGCTTTCCAGTACCCACGGGCCCGGGATTGTAATCGATCTCGCATGA